In Silene latifolia isolate original U9 population chromosome X, ASM4854445v1, whole genome shotgun sequence, the following proteins share a genomic window:
- the LOC141617249 gene encoding protein FAR1-RELATED SEQUENCE 2-like, which produces MDQQRYTQKSLDRDSDLSLPVTKTMLHLEIHASTVYTHALFYEFQKQCVSSLNSCSAGDSSRDSTTRFLDVEDAILRTTYIVAFNPTTFDAKCSCKMFERKGYICKHIIWILSGKGVRKIPEQVPFE; this is translated from the coding sequence ATGGATCAGCAAAGATACACCCAAAAGTCCCTTGATAGAGACAGTGATCTCTCTCTACCAGTAACCAAAACCATGCTTCATCTTGAGATTCATGCATCCACTGTGTACACACACGCACTCTTTTATGAATTCCAAAAGCAGTGTGTCTCTTCTTTGAATTCATGTAGCGCTGGAGATTCTTCAAGGGATTCCACTACAAGGTTTCTTGATGTTGAAGATGCAATATTGCGTACTACGTATATCGTAGCATTTAATCCCACAACTTTtgatgcaaaatgttcatgtaaGATGTTTGAGAGGAAGGGATACATCTGCAAACACATTATTTGGATTTTATCAGGTAAAGGGGTTAGGAAGATACCCGAACAAGTACCTTTTGAGTAG